A part of Paenibacillus donghaensis genomic DNA contains:
- a CDS encoding flagellar motor protein, protein MDITSIIGLLAGLAALIGGFLWEGGSLSGLLQLNAALIVFGGTLAAVMVSFPSGRLRQVPAALRMAFGRHSADDAAKAEELIAMAAVTRRSGVLTLEKTAEEHPDAFTREGLLLIVDGTDPDQVRQIMELEMDAKEAKYEGYAKVFEAAGGYAPTMGIIGTVMGLIRVLSSLSDPSDLGGSIAVAFAATLYGVASANLLFLPIASKIKSRSEGRLHSMEMLLVGILALQNGEHPLMVRKKLNSFLPDETAVSRREAGGS, encoded by the coding sequence ATGGATATTACCTCAATCATCGGCCTTTTGGCCGGACTTGCCGCCTTGATCGGCGGTTTTCTATGGGAAGGCGGCAGCCTCTCCGGCCTGCTGCAGCTGAACGCGGCCCTGATTGTGTTCGGCGGCACGCTGGCTGCGGTTATGGTCAGCTTCCCTTCCGGCAGACTGCGCCAAGTTCCTGCAGCGCTGCGCATGGCCTTCGGCCGCCATTCGGCGGATGATGCCGCCAAAGCCGAGGAGCTCATCGCCATGGCCGCTGTTACCCGTCGAAGCGGTGTACTGACGCTGGAGAAAACAGCGGAAGAGCACCCGGACGCTTTTACCCGCGAAGGACTGCTGCTGATTGTAGACGGCACAGATCCGGACCAGGTACGGCAGATTATGGAGCTGGAAATGGACGCCAAAGAAGCCAAATATGAAGGATACGCCAAAGTCTTCGAAGCCGCCGGCGGGTACGCCCCAACCATGGGAATCATCGGCACCGTGATGGGTCTGATCCGTGTGCTGAGCAGCCTGAGCGATCCGTCAGATCTGGGCGGTTCCATTGCGGTTGCATTCGCGGCCACCCTGTATGGTGTTGCCAGTGCCAACCTATTATTTTTACCCATTGCCTCCAAAATCAAATCCCGCAGCGAAGGCCGGCTGCACAGCATGGAGATGCTGCTGGTCGGCATCCTGGCCTTGCAGAACGGGGAACATCCGCTAATGGTGCGCAAGAAGCTGAACTCCTTCCTGCCGGATGAAACGGCTGTAAGCCGCCGGGAAGCAGGAGGTTCATAA
- the gcvT gene encoding glycine cleavage system aminomethyltransferase GcvT, which yields METLKRTPFYELYSAYADSRCIDFGGWELPVQFTGIVKEHEAVRQQAGLFDVSHMGEFMLTGSGAEAFLQHMTTNDVSMLTDGGAQYTLLCYPGGGVVDDLLVYRLGEHRYMLVVNASNIDKDFQWLEQHLDPAFGEVSLTNVSDETLLLALQGPLAETIMAAVSTEPLEGLKPFRFIEDATVCGVKVLLSRTGYTGEDGFELYAPLEAAATLWNGLLAAGAPHGLTPAGLGARDTLRFEAKLPLYGQELSADITPLEAGVQFFVKLDKGDFIGREALLQQKEAGLPRRLVGLEMIDRGIPRSHYPVYAADGSKIGEVTTGTQSPTLKRSLGLALIDAAYSEIGTEVNVEIRGKQLKAVVVKAPFYKKTTQGVKP from the coding sequence ATGGAAACATTGAAGCGTACGCCATTTTATGAGCTATATTCCGCTTATGCGGATTCGAGATGTATCGACTTCGGCGGCTGGGAGCTGCCGGTGCAGTTCACAGGCATAGTGAAGGAGCATGAAGCCGTCCGCCAGCAGGCCGGACTGTTCGACGTCTCGCATATGGGCGAATTCATGTTGACGGGCAGCGGAGCTGAAGCCTTCCTGCAGCATATGACCACGAACGATGTCAGCATGCTGACCGACGGCGGGGCGCAGTATACGCTGCTCTGTTACCCAGGCGGCGGCGTTGTCGATGATCTGCTGGTCTACCGGCTCGGCGAGCACCGCTATATGCTGGTCGTCAACGCCTCCAACATCGACAAGGACTTCCAGTGGCTGGAGCAGCATCTGGACCCCGCCTTCGGCGAAGTCAGCCTCACCAATGTCTCTGACGAGACGCTGCTGCTGGCGCTGCAGGGGCCGCTGGCCGAGACGATTATGGCTGCTGTTTCCACTGAGCCGCTGGAAGGGCTGAAGCCCTTCCGGTTCATCGAAGACGCCACCGTCTGCGGCGTGAAGGTCCTGCTCTCCCGCACCGGCTACACCGGAGAGGACGGCTTCGAGCTGTACGCACCGCTGGAAGCCGCCGCCACGCTCTGGAACGGACTGCTGGCTGCAGGTGCTCCGCACGGACTGACACCAGCCGGGCTTGGCGCACGCGACACGCTGCGCTTCGAAGCCAAGCTGCCGCTGTACGGGCAGGAGCTGTCGGCGGACATCACGCCGCTGGAAGCCGGAGTCCAGTTCTTCGTGAAGCTGGACAAAGGCGACTTCATCGGCCGCGAGGCCCTGCTCCAGCAGAAGGAAGCCGGCCTTCCCCGCCGTCTGGTCGGTCTGGAGATGATCGACCGCGGCATTCCCCGCTCCCATTATCCGGTGTACGCGGCCGACGGCAGCAAGATCGGTGAAGTGACCACCGGAACGCAGTCCCCTACGCTGAAGCGCAGCCTTGGACTGGCACTGATCGATGCCGCTTATAGTGAAATCGGCACAGAGGTTAACGTGGAGATCCGCGGCAAGCAGCTGAAGGCTGTCGTGGTGAAAGCCCCTTTTTATAAGAAGACAACTCAAGGAGTGAAGCCGTAA
- the uvrA gene encoding excinuclease ABC subunit UvrA: protein MAIEHIVIKGARAHNLKNIDVTIPRDKFVVLTGLSGSGKSSLAFDTIYAEGQRRYVESLSAYARQFLGQMEKPDVDSIEGLSPAISIDQKTTSRNPRSTVGTVTEIYDYLRLLFARIGHPHCPEHGIEITSQTVEQMVDRIMQYPEKTRLQILAPVISGRKGEHKGLFTDISKQGFVRVRVDGELRDLSEEIELEKNKKHTIEVVVDRIVIKDDVETRLTDSLETALKLSGGQILVDVIGQEELLFSASFACPVCGFSIDELAPRMFSFNSPFGACPECDGLGVKMVVDPDLLIPDHGMTIAQGAFVAWTGSTSNYYPQFLKSVCEHFKIPQDVPVGSLPAEQMAKLLNGTGSEKIRFKYENDFGQKKDAMVAFEGIIPNLERRYRETASDGIREYIEGFMSAKPCHVCKGKRLKREILAVTINEQNISDVTNLSIGDCERMFASIELSEKEQAIANLILKEISSRLGFLVNVGLDYLSLSRAAGSLSGGEAQRIRLATQIGSSLMGVLYILDEPSIGLHQRDNDRLISTLAHMRDLGNTLIVVEHDEDTMMAADYIIDIGPGAGIHGGQVMSQGTPQEIMDDPNSLTGDYLSGRKFIPVTAKRRPTDDRWLEIRGAKENNLKNVNVKIPLGVFTAVTGVSGSGKSSLINEILYKSLARQLNRAIKVRPGQHKEIRGLDHLDKVIEIDQSPIGRTPRSNPATYTGVFDDIRDLFSKTNEAKVRGFQKGRFSFNVKGGRCEACRGDGIIKIEMHFLPDVYVPCEVCKGKRYNRETMEVKYKGKSIADVLEMTVEDATEFFKNIPKIHRKMQTLMDVGLGYINIGQPGTTLSGGEAQRVKLASELYRRSTGKTLYILDEPTTGLHVDDIGRLLEVLHRLVDSGESVLVIEHNLDVIKTADYIIDMGPEGGSGGGTVLATGTPEKIIKVEESYTGRYLKPILLRDTKRTEDMLQTVN, encoded by the coding sequence GTGGCAATCGAACATATTGTAATCAAAGGCGCACGAGCGCATAATCTCAAAAATATCGATGTGACGATTCCGCGCGACAAGTTCGTCGTCCTCACAGGGCTAAGCGGCTCCGGCAAGTCATCGCTGGCGTTCGACACCATCTATGCCGAAGGCCAGCGGCGTTACGTTGAATCGCTCTCTGCGTACGCGCGTCAGTTCCTCGGTCAAATGGAGAAACCGGATGTGGATTCGATCGAAGGGTTGTCCCCGGCCATCTCGATTGACCAGAAGACAACCAGCCGCAACCCGCGTTCTACCGTAGGGACAGTAACTGAAATCTACGATTATTTACGGCTGCTGTTTGCCCGGATTGGCCATCCGCATTGTCCTGAGCATGGGATTGAGATTACATCCCAGACCGTCGAACAGATGGTTGACCGGATTATGCAATATCCCGAGAAGACCCGCCTGCAGATTCTGGCTCCGGTTATCTCGGGGCGCAAGGGAGAGCACAAGGGACTATTCACTGATATCTCCAAGCAAGGGTTCGTGCGGGTGCGTGTAGATGGTGAACTGCGTGATCTGTCCGAGGAGATTGAACTGGAGAAGAACAAGAAGCACACCATTGAAGTGGTGGTGGACCGGATCGTCATCAAGGATGATGTAGAGACACGCCTGACCGACTCGCTGGAAACTGCGCTGAAGCTGTCCGGAGGTCAGATTCTGGTTGATGTGATCGGCCAGGAGGAGCTGCTGTTCAGTGCAAGCTTCGCTTGTCCCGTCTGCGGATTCAGCATTGATGAGCTGGCGCCGCGCATGTTCTCTTTCAACAGCCCATTCGGGGCTTGCCCCGAGTGTGACGGACTAGGTGTGAAGATGGTAGTTGACCCGGATCTTTTGATTCCTGACCACGGGATGACGATAGCGCAGGGGGCATTTGTAGCCTGGACCGGCAGCACCTCCAATTATTATCCGCAATTTCTGAAATCGGTCTGTGAGCATTTCAAAATTCCGCAGGATGTGCCGGTCGGTAGTTTGCCGGCGGAACAAATGGCCAAGCTGTTGAATGGCACCGGCAGTGAGAAGATTCGATTCAAATACGAAAATGATTTCGGCCAGAAGAAGGATGCCATGGTAGCCTTTGAGGGGATCATTCCCAATCTGGAACGGCGTTACCGGGAGACGGCCTCGGACGGTATCCGTGAATATATTGAAGGCTTCATGAGCGCCAAGCCCTGTCATGTCTGCAAAGGTAAACGCCTGAAGCGTGAAATTCTTGCCGTTACGATCAACGAACAGAATATCTCAGATGTGACCAATCTGTCGATTGGTGATTGTGAGCGGATGTTTGCAAGCATTGAGCTGAGTGAGAAGGAGCAGGCGATTGCCAACCTAATTCTCAAGGAAATCAGCTCCCGGCTCGGCTTCCTGGTGAATGTGGGGCTGGACTATCTGTCGCTTAGCCGTGCGGCGGGCTCTTTGTCCGGTGGAGAGGCGCAGCGGATTCGTCTGGCGACCCAGATTGGATCAAGCCTGATGGGCGTACTCTACATTCTGGACGAGCCCAGCATAGGCCTGCATCAGCGAGACAATGACCGTCTGATCTCTACCTTGGCCCATATGCGCGATCTCGGCAACACGCTGATTGTAGTTGAGCATGATGAAGACACGATGATGGCTGCTGATTATATCATTGATATTGGACCGGGTGCAGGCATTCACGGCGGACAGGTAATGTCTCAGGGAACGCCGCAGGAGATTATGGATGATCCGAATTCCCTGACAGGGGACTATCTGAGCGGACGGAAGTTTATTCCGGTAACCGCGAAACGCCGTCCCACCGATGACCGCTGGCTGGAAATCCGCGGTGCCAAAGAAAATAACCTGAAGAATGTGAATGTGAAGATTCCGCTGGGTGTGTTCACAGCAGTAACGGGAGTTTCCGGCTCAGGCAAATCCTCGCTCATTAATGAAATACTATATAAGAGCCTAGCACGGCAATTGAACAGAGCCATCAAGGTCCGACCCGGCCAGCATAAAGAAATCCGCGGACTGGATCATCTCGACAAGGTGATCGAGATCGATCAGTCACCGATCGGACGGACGCCAAGATCGAATCCGGCGACCTATACCGGGGTATTCGACGATATCCGTGATCTGTTCTCCAAGACTAATGAAGCCAAGGTGCGCGGTTTCCAAAAAGGCCGCTTCAGCTTCAACGTCAAAGGTGGGCGCTGTGAAGCTTGCCGCGGCGATGGAATTATCAAGATTGAGATGCACTTCCTGCCGGATGTATACGTTCCTTGTGAAGTATGTAAGGGCAAACGTTACAACCGTGAGACGATGGAAGTGAAGTATAAAGGCAAGAGCATTGCCGATGTGCTGGAAATGACCGTAGAGGATGCTACGGAATTCTTCAAGAACATTCCTAAGATCCACCGTAAGATGCAGACGCTGATGGATGTGGGCCTGGGTTATATCAACATCGGGCAGCCGGGAACTACTTTGTCCGGCGGCGAAGCACAGCGCGTGAAGCTGGCCTCCGAGTTGTATCGCCGCAGCACCGGCAAGACGCTCTACATTCTGGACGAGCCAACGACAGGTCTGCATGTGGATGATATCGGACGATTGCTGGAGGTATTACACCGTTTGGTGGATTCCGGCGAGTCTGTGCTGGTGATCGAACATAATCTGGATGTGATCAAGACGGCCGACTATATCATTGATATGGGTCCGGAAGGTGGAAGCGGCGGCGGGACTGTGCTCGCAACGGGAACACCGGAGAAGATCATCAAGGTGGAAGAATCGTATACCGGGAGATACTTGAAGCCGATATTGCTCCGCGATACGAAGCGAACGGAGGATATGCTGCAGACTGTAAACTAG
- the gcvH gene encoding glycine cleavage system protein GcvH, whose product MSEVLDNLLYSEEHEWAQQAAGQVVRIGITDHAQHLLGDIVFVEFPDVGSSITAGDSVGSIESVKTVSELYSPVSGKVTRINDALEASPELINDQPYGEGWIFEVEIEGEFAAIAGLLDAAAYRELLSE is encoded by the coding sequence ATGAGCGAAGTGTTAGACAACCTGCTATACAGCGAAGAGCATGAGTGGGCACAGCAGGCAGCAGGTCAGGTAGTGCGGATTGGCATCACCGATCATGCCCAGCATTTGTTGGGAGATATCGTGTTTGTGGAGTTCCCGGACGTAGGCTCCTCCATCACAGCCGGTGACAGCGTAGGCAGCATTGAATCTGTTAAGACCGTTTCTGAATTATATTCACCGGTTTCCGGCAAGGTCACCCGTATTAACGACGCGCTGGAGGCCAGCCCGGAGCTGATCAATGACCAGCCTTATGGCGAGGGATGGATTTTCGAGGTAGAGATTGAGGGCGAGTTCGCCGCGATTGCCGGCCTGCTGGACGCTGCGGCTTACCGCGAGCTGTTGAGCGAATAG
- the gcvPA gene encoding aminomethyl-transferring glycine dehydrogenase subunit GcvPA has translation MKHRYLPMTAQDRTEMMETVGITSIDELFADIPQAVRYQGTMPMSEPLDEYALLRHMKGLADKNADFDTHASFLGAGLYDHHIPVVINHVISRSEFYTAYTPYQPEISQGELQAIFEFQSYICELTGMKVANASMYDGATAFAEAAVLAAGATKRKKLIVSRTVHPETRQVLRTSANAWGLDVVEIDYKDGVTDQAKLAEAIDGDTAAVLVQSPNFFGCIEDLRAVEPLIHEVKGLLVVSANPIALGVLETPGKLGADIVVGDAQPLGIPASLGGPTCGFFAVAEPLMRRMPGRIVGQTVDRSGKRGFVLTLQAREQHIRREKATSNICSNQALLALCASVYLSVMGKEGMREVGELNIRKSHYAAGRLAELSGAERCFSAPFFNEFVLKLPEGSDVKKINSKLIRQGYIGGYDLGRDYPELAGHMLVAVTEKRSKTEIDQFASVLEGCV, from the coding sequence ATGAAGCACCGTTATCTGCCCATGACCGCGCAGGACCGCACCGAGATGATGGAGACCGTCGGGATTACGTCCATCGACGAGCTGTTCGCCGATATTCCCCAGGCTGTCCGCTATCAGGGAACGATGCCTATGTCTGAGCCACTGGATGAATATGCCCTGCTTCGCCACATGAAAGGCCTGGCAGACAAGAATGCCGACTTCGACACCCATGCCAGCTTCCTTGGCGCGGGACTCTACGACCACCATATTCCCGTAGTCATTAACCATGTGATCTCCCGCTCCGAATTCTATACAGCTTACACCCCTTACCAGCCGGAGATCAGCCAGGGGGAACTGCAGGCAATCTTCGAATTCCAGTCCTATATCTGCGAGCTGACCGGCATGAAGGTAGCTAATGCCAGCATGTATGATGGGGCTACTGCCTTCGCCGAAGCGGCTGTTCTGGCCGCCGGAGCCACCAAACGCAAGAAGCTGATTGTCTCCCGCACCGTTCATCCCGAAACGCGCCAGGTGCTGCGCACCTCTGCGAATGCTTGGGGCCTTGACGTGGTGGAGATTGACTATAAAGACGGCGTTACCGATCAAGCGAAGCTGGCCGAAGCCATCGACGGCGACACCGCCGCCGTGCTGGTGCAGTCGCCCAACTTCTTCGGCTGCATCGAGGATCTGCGCGCGGTAGAACCGCTGATCCATGAGGTCAAGGGGCTGCTCGTGGTCAGCGCCAATCCGATTGCCCTCGGCGTGCTGGAGACACCGGGCAAGCTCGGCGCCGATATCGTCGTCGGAGACGCCCAGCCGCTCGGCATTCCGGCTTCGCTTGGCGGCCCTACCTGCGGCTTCTTCGCCGTAGCCGAGCCGCTGATGCGCCGCATGCCGGGCCGGATTGTCGGCCAGACCGTAGACCGCAGCGGCAAGCGCGGCTTCGTACTGACGCTGCAGGCCCGCGAGCAGCATATCCGCCGCGAGAAGGCTACGTCGAACATCTGCTCCAATCAGGCGCTGCTGGCGCTCTGCGCTTCCGTCTACCTCTCGGTGATGGGCAAGGAAGGCATGCGCGAGGTCGGCGAGCTGAATATCCGCAAGAGCCATTACGCGGCAGGCAGGCTGGCAGAGCTAAGCGGTGCAGAACGCTGCTTCTCCGCCCCATTCTTCAATGAGTTTGTACTGAAGCTTCCCGAGGGAAGCGACGTCAAGAAAATTAATTCCAAGCTGATCAGGCAGGGCTACATCGGCGGCTACGATCTGGGCCGCGATTATCCCGAGCTGGCCGGACATATGCTGGTTGCCGTTACGGAGAAGAGAAGCAAGACTGAAATCGACCAATTCGCAAGCGTACTGGAGGGCTGTGTATGA
- a CDS encoding flagellar motor protein MotB has product MRQRGRRKQRNVVPESRDRWMITYADLITLLLIFFVIMFAMSSLDTAKYNSVTGSLSETFKSGGSVLDGGNGELDGNKGTESGGPGVVPAPQSTDLPGNGADSGGTGTEGSVQPSSSPAPGAAAAVGPPSERELAFREQEAKLAELVGVITRYVEDNNLDNQIFVADKPQGIAITLSDRFLFDIGRAELKAPALPALTQLSELFGGIGAKISIEGHTDNTPVSSASRYNDNWELSGARALSVLRFFLDSEGLDPDSFQYAGYADTRPAADNSTAAGQQKNRRVEIIVLRQLQEEE; this is encoded by the coding sequence ATGAGACAAAGAGGGCGACGCAAGCAGCGTAATGTGGTGCCTGAGAGCCGTGACCGCTGGATGATTACCTACGCGGATCTGATTACGCTGCTGCTGATTTTCTTCGTAATCATGTTTGCCATGAGCAGCCTGGATACAGCCAAATATAACAGCGTTACCGGCTCCTTGTCAGAGACCTTCAAATCAGGTGGTTCTGTGCTGGATGGAGGAAACGGTGAGCTTGACGGAAACAAAGGCACAGAATCTGGAGGACCGGGGGTAGTTCCGGCTCCCCAGAGTACAGACTTGCCGGGTAACGGCGCAGACAGCGGCGGGACAGGCACTGAAGGCAGTGTTCAGCCCTCTTCGTCACCGGCTCCGGGCGCAGCCGCAGCAGTGGGGCCGCCATCGGAGCGTGAGCTGGCATTCCGTGAACAGGAGGCCAAACTGGCGGAGCTGGTAGGAGTCATCACACGTTATGTGGAGGATAATAATCTGGATAACCAGATTTTTGTGGCCGACAAGCCGCAGGGCATTGCCATCACCTTAAGCGACCGCTTTCTGTTCGATATCGGCAGAGCCGAGCTGAAAGCCCCTGCCCTGCCTGCTCTGACCCAGCTGTCGGAGTTGTTTGGGGGCATCGGGGCCAAGATCAGCATTGAGGGACATACGGACAATACGCCTGTATCCTCCGCTTCCCGATACAATGACAACTGGGAGCTGTCGGGAGCCAGAGCGCTGTCGGTACTGCGCTTCTTCCTGGACAGTGAAGGGCTGGACCCGGACAGCTTCCAATATGCAGGATATGCTGACACCCGTCCTGCGGCTGACAACAGTACCGCTGCCGGACAGCAGAAGAACCGCCGTGTGGAGATTATTGTGCTGCGGCAGCTGCAGGAGGAGGAATAA
- the uvrB gene encoding excinuclease ABC subunit UvrB, producing the protein MNELVLSSKTFELESEYTPQGDQPVAIEELLEGIRQGKKEQTLLGATGTGKTFTIAQVISKLNRPTLVIAHNKTLAAQLASEFKEFFPHNSVDYFVSYYDYFQPEAYIPSSDTYIEKDSSINEEIDKLRHSATSSLFERRDVIIVASVSCIYGLGSPAAYGNLLLSLRVGMEKPRNELLSRLVDIQYQRNDINFVRGTFRVRGDVIEIFPASQGERAIRVELFGDEVERITEIDVLTGELIAERDHVAIFPASHFVTEEETMRVALVNIERELEERLAALHDAGKLLEAQRLEQRTRYDIEMMKEVGFCSGIENYSGPLTFREPGATPYTLMDYFPDDLLIVIDESHVTLPQIRAMYNGDRARKTVLVEHGFRLPSALDNRPLRFEEFEEKVNQIIYVSATPGPYELERCETMVQQIIRPTGLLDPIIEVRPSEGQIDDLINEIRDRVERDERVLVTTLTKKMSEDLTDYFKEIGIKVRYMHSDIKTLERMAILRDLRLGTFHVLIGINLLREGLDLPEVSLVAILDADKEGFLRSERSLIQTMGRAARNSEGRVIMYADRITDSMDKAMGETSRRREIQIAHNEANGITPTTIHKKVREIIEATKVAESKADYLTGAGGKLNKKERQSLMQRLEAEMKNAAKNLQFERAAELRDALLELRAE; encoded by the coding sequence ATGAATGAACTTGTCCTCAGTTCGAAGACTTTCGAATTGGAGTCCGAATATACCCCCCAGGGTGATCAGCCTGTTGCCATAGAGGAATTATTAGAAGGCATCCGGCAGGGCAAGAAGGAGCAGACACTGCTGGGGGCAACTGGTACAGGCAAGACGTTTACGATCGCGCAAGTGATTTCCAAGCTCAACCGGCCGACGCTGGTTATTGCGCACAATAAGACCCTGGCCGCGCAGCTGGCCAGCGAGTTCAAGGAATTCTTTCCCCATAATTCGGTGGATTACTTCGTCAGCTACTACGATTATTTCCAGCCAGAGGCGTACATCCCTTCCTCCGACACCTACATCGAGAAAGACTCCAGCATCAATGAAGAGATCGATAAGCTCCGCCACTCCGCGACCAGCTCTCTGTTCGAACGGCGCGATGTGATTATTGTAGCGAGTGTATCCTGCATTTACGGCCTCGGTTCGCCGGCTGCCTACGGCAACCTGCTGCTGTCACTGCGGGTAGGCATGGAGAAGCCTCGCAACGAGCTGCTGAGCCGATTGGTTGATATCCAGTATCAACGCAACGATATCAATTTCGTGCGCGGTACCTTCCGCGTGCGCGGAGATGTGATCGAGATCTTCCCGGCCTCGCAGGGAGAACGCGCGATCCGGGTAGAGCTGTTCGGAGATGAGGTCGAACGAATTACCGAGATTGACGTGCTGACCGGTGAATTGATTGCTGAACGTGACCATGTGGCTATTTTCCCGGCGTCCCACTTTGTTACGGAAGAAGAAACAATGCGGGTGGCGCTGGTGAATATTGAACGTGAGCTGGAAGAACGGCTGGCGGCGTTGCACGATGCCGGCAAGCTGCTGGAAGCGCAGCGGTTGGAGCAGCGTACACGTTATGATATAGAGATGATGAAAGAGGTAGGCTTCTGCTCCGGGATTGAGAACTATTCCGGTCCGTTGACCTTCCGCGAGCCGGGTGCAACCCCGTATACCTTGATGGATTATTTCCCTGATGACTTACTGATTGTGATTGACGAATCCCATGTGACGCTGCCGCAGATCCGTGCGATGTACAATGGTGACCGGGCGCGCAAGACCGTGCTTGTTGAGCATGGTTTTCGTCTGCCTTCCGCACTTGACAACCGGCCGCTGAGATTTGAGGAATTCGAAGAGAAAGTCAACCAGATTATTTATGTCTCTGCGACCCCCGGCCCCTATGAGCTGGAACGATGCGAGACGATGGTCCAGCAGATTATTCGCCCAACCGGACTGTTGGACCCGATTATTGAAGTCCGTCCTTCCGAAGGACAAATTGATGATCTGATCAACGAGATCCGTGACCGTGTAGAGCGTGATGAGCGTGTGCTGGTCACGACCCTTACGAAGAAGATGTCCGAGGACCTCACAGATTATTTCAAGGAAATCGGCATCAAGGTACGCTACATGCACTCCGATATCAAGACCCTTGAGCGGATGGCGATCCTGCGTGACTTGCGATTGGGCACGTTCCATGTGCTGATTGGGATCAACCTGCTGAGAGAGGGTCTCGACCTGCCCGAAGTTTCTCTGGTAGCGATACTGGATGCTGACAAGGAGGGCTTCCTGCGCTCCGAGCGTTCGCTGATCCAGACCATGGGCCGCGCCGCGCGTAACTCTGAAGGCCGCGTTATTATGTATGCCGACCGGATCACCGACTCCATGGATAAAGCGATGGGCGAGACTTCTCGCCGCCGCGAGATCCAGATCGCCCATAATGAAGCCAATGGAATCACGCCAACGACGATCCACAAGAAGGTTCGCGAAATCATCGAGGCTACCAAGGTGGCCGAGTCCAAGGCTGATTACCTTACAGGTGCCGGCGGCAAGCTGAACAAGAAGGAACGCCAGAGCCTGATGCAGCGCCTCGAGGCGGAGATGAAGAACGCCGCCAAGAACCTGCAATTCGAGCGCGCCGCCGAGCTGCGCGATGCTTTACTGGAGCTGCGGGCTGAATAG